A stretch of Bubalus bubalis isolate 160015118507 breed Murrah chromosome 19, NDDB_SH_1, whole genome shotgun sequence DNA encodes these proteins:
- the MRPS30 gene encoding 39S ribosomal protein S30, mitochondrial: protein MAATRCWRFVLRSPGLSLHTAAEAAVTAPEVTGSDVKAAPVARYPPIVASLTADSKAARQRRVERWQATVHAAKSVDEKLRILTKMQFMKYVVYPQTFALNADRWYQSFTKTVFLSGLPPPQAQPDREPAQVVDLAALRAAVCDCLLQEHFFLRRKKRAPIYQERYAVASPFLDQLVASLTGLLSAYNPVLAAAALDCNRPVHFYWLRGEEIIPSGHRKGRIDAVRYQINDKPHNQIRISRQLPEFVPLDYSVPVEVPVKNCKPDKLPLFKRQYENAIFIGTKTADPLCYGHTQFHLLPDKLKRERLLKQNCADQIEVIFRANAIASLFAWTGAQAMYQGFWSEADVTRPFVSQGVITDGKYFSFFCYQLNTLALTAQADQNNPRINICWGTQSMPLYETIEDNDVKGFNDDVLLQLVHFLLNRPEEDKAQLLVN, encoded by the exons ATGGCGGCGACCAGGTGCTGGAGGTTTGTGCTCCGTAGTCCAGGGCTGTCATTGCACACCGCGGCCGAGGCCGCCGTCACGGCTCCAGAAGTGACCGGATCAGATGTCAAGGCGGCCCCAGTCGCGCGCTACCCGCCGATCGTGGCCTCCCTAACTGCCGACAGCAAGGCGGCACGGCAGCGGCGAGTGGAGCGATGGCAGGCCACTGTGCACGCGGCCAAGTCAGTGGACGAGAAGCTGCGAATTCTTACCAAGATGCAGTTCATGAAATACGTAGTTTACCCGCAGACCTTCGCCCTGAACGCTGACCGCTGGTACCAGAGCTTCACTAAGACCGTGTTCCTCTCGGGGCTACCGCCGCCGCAGGCCCAGCCAGATCGGGAGCCCGCGCAGGTTGTGGACCTTGCTGCCCTGCGCGCGGCCGTCTGTGACTGCCTCCTGCAGGAGCACTTTTTTCTGCGGCGCAAGAAGCGTGCGCCCATCTACCAGGAACGCTACGCCGTCGCCTCACCCTTCTTGGACCAACTGGTAGCTTCCCTCACCGGCTTGCTCAGCGCTTACAATCCCGTCCTGGCTGCCGCCGCCCTCG ATTGTAACCGCCCAGTTCACTTCTACTGGTTGCGAGGTGAAGAAATTATTCCTAGTGGTCATCGGAAAGGTCGAATTGATGCTGTGCGATACCAAATAAACGATAAACCACACAACCAGATTCGAATATCCAGACAACTCCCTGAG tttgtgCCACTGGATTATTCTGTACCTGTAGAAGTCCCTGTTAAAAATTGTAAGCCAGACAAACTCCCATTATTCAAACGGCAATATGAAAATGCCATCTTTATTG GAACAAAGACAGCAGATCCACTCTGTTATGGACATACCCAGTTTCATCTGCTACCTGACAAATTAAAAAGGGAACGGCTTTTGAAACAAAACTGTGCTGATCAGATAGAAGTCATTTTTAGAGCTAATGCTATTGCAAGCCTTTTCGCTTGGACTGGAGCACAGGCTATGTATCAAG GATTCTGGAGTGAAGCAGACGTTACTCGACCTTTTGTCTCCCAGGGTGTGATCACGGATGGAAAATACTTCTCCTTTTTCTGTTACCAGTTAAACACTTTAGCACTGACTGCACAAGCTGATCAAAACAACCCTCGTATAAATATATGTTGGGGGACACAAAGTAtgcctctttatgaaacaatCGAAGATAATGATGTCAAAGGTTTTAATGACGACGTTTTACTTCAGTTAGTTCACTTTCTACTAAATAGACCAGAAGAAGACAAAGCACAGCTGTTggtaaattaa